The Pantoea nemavictus genome includes a region encoding these proteins:
- a CDS encoding Bcr/CflA family multidrug efflux MFS transporter, giving the protein MRKEKNSPVGLVVILGLLAMLMPLSIDMYLPAMPQIAREFAVSAGSVQMTLNLYILGFAIGQLVYGPLADSYGRKPVIVLGTLIFACAAAACALSQTIDQLIFMRFLHGLSAAAASVVINALMRDTYSKEDFSRMMSFVMLVTTIAPLLAPIIGGWLLLLWNWHAIFWTLAGAALITTVLVVTQIRETLKPEQRQRFHLRTTLGNFVALVRHKRAFSYMLASGFSFAGLFTFLNAGPFVYIEVNHVSPQNFGYYFGLNVVFLFVMTLINSRAVRRFGPLKMFRLGLVIQFVMGVWLLISSALDLGFLSLVFGVAMFIGCVSTVSSNAMAVILDEFPHMAGTASSLAGTLRFGVGALVGALLSLVSINSAWPMVATIALCATVSIVLFTYASRPHHSA; this is encoded by the coding sequence GTGCGCAAGGAAAAGAATTCACCGGTCGGTTTAGTGGTTATTCTCGGATTGCTGGCGATGCTGATGCCGCTCTCCATCGATATGTATCTGCCAGCTATGCCGCAAATCGCCCGCGAATTCGCGGTATCGGCGGGCAGCGTGCAGATGACGCTCAACCTTTACATCCTTGGCTTTGCCATTGGCCAGTTGGTATACGGTCCGTTGGCGGATAGCTACGGACGTAAACCGGTGATTGTGCTGGGAACGCTGATCTTTGCCTGTGCCGCCGCCGCTTGTGCGCTGTCCCAAACCATCGATCAACTGATCTTTATGCGCTTCCTGCACGGCTTGTCGGCCGCCGCGGCCAGCGTGGTGATCAACGCCCTGATGCGCGATACCTACTCGAAAGAGGACTTCTCGCGCATGATGTCATTCGTCATGCTGGTCACCACCATTGCACCGCTGCTGGCGCCGATCATTGGCGGTTGGCTGCTGCTGCTGTGGAACTGGCACGCCATCTTCTGGACGCTAGCCGGCGCCGCGCTCATCACCACCGTGCTGGTGGTGACGCAAATTCGTGAAACGTTGAAGCCCGAGCAGCGCCAGCGTTTCCATCTGCGCACTACCTTGGGTAACTTCGTGGCGTTAGTGCGCCATAAGCGCGCCTTTAGTTACATGCTGGCGAGCGGTTTCTCCTTTGCGGGTTTGTTCACCTTCCTCAACGCCGGCCCATTCGTGTATATCGAAGTCAATCACGTCTCGCCGCAAAACTTCGGCTACTACTTTGGTCTGAACGTGGTGTTTTTATTCGTGATGACGTTGATTAACAGCCGCGCGGTGCGCCGCTTTGGTCCGCTGAAAATGTTCCGTCTTGGATTAGTGATCCAGTTCGTGATGGGCGTTTGGCTGCTGATCTCCAGTGCGCTGGATCTCGGCTTCCTGTCGCTGGTGTTTGGCGTAGCGATGTTTATCGGCTGCGTATCGACGGTATCGTCGAATGCGATGGCGGTGATTCTTGATGAGTTCCCGCATATGGCCGGCACCGCTTCATCATTGGCTGGCACGCTGCGCTTTGGCGTGGGCGCATTGGTCGGCGCACTGCTGTCATTGGTGAGCATTAACAGTGCCTGGCCGATGGTGGCCACTATCGCACTGTGTGCCACCGTTTCGATTGTGTTGTTTACCTACGCTTCACGCCCGCATCATTCGGCATAA
- the rsuA gene encoding 16S rRNA pseudouridine(516) synthase RsuA, which yields MRLEKFISQQLEVSRAIAGREIRAKKVTINGEVVRDAAYKVLPDDEVEYDGNPLVVQQGPRYFMLNKPQGYVCSTDDPDHPTVLFFIEEPAAFKLHAAGRLDIDTTGLVLLTDDGQWSHRITSPKHHLEKTYLVEVEEPIDPALVEKFAAGVQLHNEKDLTKPAVLEILDEKAARLTISEGRYHQVKRMFAAMGNHVSALHRERIGDIELDDDLGEGEYRELTQQEVDSIGLPEELKQRK from the coding sequence ATGCGACTCGAAAAATTCATATCTCAGCAGCTGGAAGTCAGCCGTGCTATCGCTGGACGCGAAATCCGCGCCAAAAAAGTCACCATCAATGGCGAAGTGGTCCGCGATGCGGCTTACAAAGTATTGCCAGATGATGAAGTCGAATACGACGGCAATCCGCTGGTGGTGCAGCAAGGCCCGCGCTATTTCATGCTGAATAAGCCGCAGGGTTACGTCTGTTCAACCGACGATCCTGATCATCCCACCGTGCTGTTCTTCATTGAGGAGCCGGCGGCGTTCAAGCTGCATGCCGCGGGACGTCTGGATATCGATACCACCGGTTTAGTGCTGCTAACCGATGATGGTCAATGGTCGCACCGCATTACTTCGCCGAAGCATCATCTGGAAAAAACCTATCTGGTGGAAGTGGAAGAGCCGATCGATCCTGCGCTGGTTGAGAAGTTCGCTGCGGGCGTACAGCTGCACAATGAAAAAGATCTGACCAAACCGGCCGTGCTGGAGATTCTGGATGAGAAGGCTGCCCGTCTGACGATCAGTGAAGGGCGCTACCATCAGGTTAAACGCATGTTTGCTGCGATGGGTAACCATGTATCGGCGCTGCATCGCGAACGCATTGGTGACATCGAATTGGATGACGATCTCGGTGAAGGTGAATATCGCGAACTGACCCAGCAAGAGGTCGACAGCATCGGCCTGCCAGAAGAACTCAAACAACGTAAATAG